Genomic segment of Peromyscus leucopus breed LL Stock unplaced genomic scaffold, UCI_PerLeu_2.1 scaffold_221, whole genome shotgun sequence:
gtttcatggagcccaggctgcccttaaactccaGGCGTTAGCCCAGGGTGACCCTGAACCTCTGATCCTCTTATCTcgaccttccaagtgctgagattacagtatgtgccaccacaccctactGTTTGTGCAGGGCTGGGGATCCAACACAAAATATGCTAAGCACTATACCACCAACTACACCTTCAGCTCGTGGGAAAATAGTTACTACCCAACTGCGAGGAGGGATGTAGCCTTAACACCTCCGTGATCCCAAACTTTCTCCTAAGGCACCAAAGGATTGCAAGACCCCACCCACTCATTCCTACAGTGTGGGCCCCAGGCTGTCTCCACTCCTTGCTGCCCCAGGAGACACACAAGGAGAGTAGAAGTCCTTTGCAAGGCGGAAAGGACCGAGACAGGACCAGGGCGCAGAGCGGGAGGGAAGCCAGGCCAGAGTCACGTTACCTTCCCAAGGGCGTCTGTCCTCCCCGGCCTGGGAAGGGACCGGCGGGCCACCACCGTCTGGTGAGGGGCGGAGGTCAAAAGATTCTCCTGGGAGCGAAATCAGCCAAGAGGCGTGACTCCAACTCCAAAAGGCGACGTAGACAAACCACTGGCGGAAAGGAAAAACACCCGGGACCCAACACAGAGGGGTAGGGGCGAGGGACGCGTTACCCGAAGGAACTTCATGGCCACTAGGCGGAACCCCTTCTGCTCGAAGCGCTTGATGATCTCGCCCACCAGGCCGCGCTGCACGCCATCTGGCTTGATAGCAATGAAGGTACGCTCGAGGTTGGCCATGGTCCTGCCGGGACAAGAAGTGCAGTCGATGAGGCTCGCTCGGCCCAACCAAGCCGGCCCAGGAGGCCACGTGGGCTACCGCCACCGCCGCGGAAGACACGTGGCTTTCCGGGTATTCTTCTCCACCCGGGAGGTCCGAGGAGGGAACCCTGGTAGCCTGAGGTAGGGTGATGTTGGGGTAGAGGGTGCATCCCAGCCTTACCGAAAGTTGGATGGTCGGCTGGTGTCTGCGAAGAGCGACCAGAGCAGAGTAGTAGAGCGACCACCGGTGGTGCGGGTTAAGAGAGGAGGGGCTCAGGGCGGGACAAGGGACGCCACACCCCGGAGGACCCGCTGCCCAACCGGGACGCTCAGTCGGTCTGATCTGCCAGTCGTCTCTGTCCCCGCCCAGCGTCCCGCAGTGCACGCCCTCGCCTTGCAAGGCTACTTAGGACTaagaaagaggcaggaagtgatTTGTTCCCCCACCCAAGTCAGCCTGTGTTTTGCTTACTACATGCTCCAACACAGGGACCTGCTACTGTTCCTGAATGCTTTATTCTTGGAGACATCTGCATTCACCCTTCCCTGGGGCACTAGCACCACTGGACTCTTCCTGCTCTAGGGTACCCCAACTCCTGACCACCTCTGAAATTCAACCCTctattccttcctctctgcttgaGTTCTTAGCCTTCCTCATCCAAAATGACAGCTTCCCTAGGAGCCAAGTGTGTCCTCAGCCCCCTCCTCATAAGGCCATCTGTTCATGTCCGTCTCAGAATGACGTTCCAATTCCTAGGGTAACCTTTGACACCAGGATCTGCCCCCTGCTGTTTGTCTCCCCACCTACCTTTCCAGAATCCTTTAGCCACACTGTTCCCACCCAGAGACTAGGATCCCTGCCTGCCCAGCACAACCCACTTCAACCTGAGCCACTCCTGGCAAGAGTCTAGAGTTTTCAAAAGCTGACGGCCTGCCAGTACTTCAGAGAGAagtcaagaccaacctggtcaaTTTAGTACACGGTACTCCGTGTCAAATAAAAAGCAGCAAAGCCAGATGTGATAACAGATGCCTCTAACGCTAGCAttagggagatggaggcaggagaatcaggagtcaaGGACAGCCACTGCTACATAGTTcaaaatcagccgggcggtggtggcgcacgcctttaatcccagcactcgggaggcagagccaggcggatctctgtgagttcgaggccagcctgggctaccaagtgagtcccaggaaaggcgcaaagctacacagagaaaccctgtctcggaaaaaaaaaaaatcagcgcGGTCTATGTCTCAAAATATACAAAaggaggtgttggagagatgcGCAGCAGTTAGAAGCacgtgctgctcttccagaagacccgagttcggtttccagcaccctcatacttcaggtagctcacaactgtaactccagtttcaggggatctgatgcctctcaTCTCTGAAGACAAGTGCCTTGTGCACATACTTACATCCAGCACATACAcctacatgtaattttaaaaaaaatacaataaaagccgggcggcggcggcggcggcacacacctttaatcccagcactcaggaggcagaggcagtggatgtctgagttcaaggccaccctgatctacagagtaagttccaggacaggctccaaagctacagaaaaactctgtctcgaaaaaccaaaaaaagaaagaaagaaaagaaaaaaacagaagtgggcggtgttggtgcacacctttaatcccagcacttgggaggcagagccaggcagatctctgtgagttcaaagccagcctgatctacagcacaatatccaggacaggcaccaaaactacacagaggaaccctgtctcgaaaaaccaaaaaaaaaaaaaaggaaacaagctgggtgtggtggcaaagGCCTTCGGGCcgggtctgcaaagtgagttccaggacaactaaggctgttacagagaaaccctgctttaaaaaaccaaaaaataaaaaaaatttaaaaaaatctttaagctaagtggtggtggcacacgcctttaattctagcacttgggaggcagaggcaggcagatctctgtgagtccagcctgctctacagagttccaggacaaccaaggttacacagaaaaaccttgccttgaaaaaacaaaatagccaggcggtggtggtgcacgcctttaatcccagcacttgggaggcagaggcaggcagatctctgtgagttcgaggccagcctgggctaccaagtgagttccaggaaaggcgcaaagctacacagagaaaccctgtctcgaaaaaccaaaaaaaataaaaaataaaaaacaaaataaataaatctttgagaaatatatacataatggCAGGCTGGAGACGGAGTTTCtttagtgcttgcctagcatacacaaggccctgggtttgaacaccacataaactgggtgtggtagtagTGTGCCCTTGATTGAAGATTGAGCTCTGTGGTAGGCCCAATTgtgtagcatgcacaaggcctcaGGACCAACCTCCAGTATTCCAAACAGATTCTGTATTCTGAGAGGCCAGGCCAGGCAACTTGCAGACATTCCTCACCTCCTGTCTTCTTTGAAAACCACCAGTACCCTAAAGGTCCCCACCTCCAAAGTCCACAATGGCTTCATTTGTGTccagaccaaaaagaaaaagttacacTGCCTTGACCACTCTGTGAACCAGCTGCCTCTTCTCCCAGTAGACTTAGAGCTTGAGCTGGGGCCTTGAACATCCCCAGTAAGAGGTTTAGGGTATTGCCCAAAGCATTTGAGACTGGCCCAGAGGAGTTAAAATGTCTAAAACTCTCCAACTCCATTGCATCACCTCTGGCTAAGGACCTGCTCAGATTGAACATCTCTTTGCTCTCTGACCATTAAGATGAGCTATTTATACTCTAAATTTGCTTCATACATGCTTTGGACTGGGCACATTggcctacattttcttttttgattccCAGCGAGTGCTATGGTTTGGAATGACTCTAGCCCTGGTTTAATCAAGAGGACATACCCTGCTTTAACGGTTCCCTGCTTCCCTGAAGGAATCAGCTAGCCCTTCTCTCATTCTCTATACACCAACATAGCAGTGCTCACTACCTGAGATGGGAGCCTccctcaggctgacctcaaaactGAGGTTATCACCGTCATGGCTCCAGCCCAACTGAACCCTTGTAACTAATCAGGTGGATAAACACCCATCATACCTTATCACCATCCCAAACCTCAGTTAACAGAGCATCAGCCTAGGAACATTGGCAGTGAGTGACACCAGCCCTCATTCTGGGGCCGTTTCCTTCATTCCCAGTCTGAAAGACGctatttgcctgtttgttctgctggttagttttttgagataatCTTACTGAATAGTGCTGGCTGGACTATATCAGTCTAGCCTCAAGCTGgctacaatcctcctgcctgtttctcctaaatgctaggattacagacatatacCATCACACTCTGGTTTTGGAGTTACCAAATGTCAACTGTCCTGAGTCTGGAAATTCCACTGGACgtatctgttgtggaatattagtttaagatgtgttacattcatttatgctgtggaacatttaatgatggaaagatgtattcttttatgttatatttgtttaactctgtaaagttgtgttactctgcctgtctaaaacacctgatggtctaataaagaactgaacagccaatagcaaggcagaagaaaggataggtgggactggcaggcagagagaataaataggaatctgggaggagtagaTCTAGGATCAAGAGTAGGAGGAGAACTCTAGGGGCCAGCTACCAGCTCTACAgcaagacacagagtaagaagtaaagaaagctggggcggcggtggtggcatacacctttaatcccagcagtgggaggcagaggcaggtggatctctgtgagttcaaggccagcctggtctccaaagcgagttccaggaaaggcgcaaagctacacagagaaaccctgtctcgaaaaaccaaaaaaaaaagctacacggagaaaccctgtcttgaaaaacaaacaaacaaacaaacacaaaaaaagaagtaaagaaagatacacagaaatagagaaaggtaaaagcccagaagcaaaggaTAGGTGaggtaatttaagaaaagcttgcaagccaggaggtggtggtggtggtggtggtggttggttggttggttggttggttggttggttggttggttggtggcacacgcctttaatcccagcactcgggaggcagaggcaggtggatctctttgagttccaggccagcctggtctacagagctagtccaggacaggctccaaagctacagagaaaccctgtttcgaaaaaccaaaaaaagaaaaagaaaagcttgcaAGAACAAGCCAAGCAGAGGCCATGCATTTATAAGAATAAAACaacatgtgattatttgggagctgggtggcaggcccccccaaaagagccaggAGTAAAAAACAACCAGCTACAGGATCTGTCCAGTAAAGAGTCATTTACCCCTTAGTCAGGTCACATACCTCCCCTAACCTACAGTAGTAGTCACTACCACTTCATATGACACCAACTGATGATCCCAGGCCTACAAAAGACAAGGCTTTTCTTATTTGAGGGTAGCTATAACTTCTCACAACTccctctttttgatttttcaagacagggtttttctgtgtagccctggctgtcttggaactcactctgtacaccaggctggcttcgaaactcagagatgcacctgcctctacATCTCAAGTACTGgtactaaaggcatgcgccaccacacccagctacaattccccatttcttcttctgagaGCCTCTCAAACAAGATGGGCATCttttatttctcactttttttttttttttttaaagataagtacttgtatagcccaggttggcctcaaactataAAGCTGAGGacgactttgaacttctgatcctatctcctgagtgctgggattacagtgtcaCCATGCCAAGTTATGTAGtgaaggacagaacccagggattcatgcatgttaggcaagcactctttctGTATCTAGCTGTATCTCCAgtctgggagggggtggggttcctatttttatttttttgagacatggtctcactatgtagactaggctgaacttgaactcaagagatacccagtgcctctgcctcctggagtgctggaattaaaaggtcttctccaccacactcagctggTTTGTTTTGATAGGttcactctgcagtccaggctgggctagaattcataatcctcctgcctctcttcctgattgttgggattacagacctgagtCAACATGCTTGAGTTGGCATCTTTATTTCTGATGGATCCTCTGTTTCCAACACAGTTTTAACAACCTCACACTTCCTCTGCAGACACTGCTGACTGGCTCATTGCCAAGAGTGAAtagtgaagagagaaaaaagatagGTAAAGAAATGCCTGTGAATCCCAGGGTGGTGGCTCAAACCTCAAGGACAACCAAGAGTCTCTATGTGTATATGAGGCTAATATAAGTAATTTGCATACCATTTACATTCTGTCAGCTCAGGTTATCCAGAAGCCTGAGGAGGAAGTAAGGCATGCAAAGTGATACAGCAATACAAAGTAACTAGCTGACCCAATACTGGAGATAAAACACTTTAATCCACCAGTGGCACACACTTAACACTGCACAGGGAGTCACAGCTCCCAGAGACTCCTTCCAGGACAAAGGAAGTTCCAGAAATGTCTAGAGTTGCTGGTCCCTTGCCTGTGAGAACAGGGGTAAGTAGAGAGGAAAAGCAGGTGCCTTCTGTCACTCATAGATCCAGTTTTGTGCACAGCTCTTGTAATCCACCAGCTCCTCAGGCTGAAACCACAAGCTGATCTCCTTCTCTGCACTCTCCACAGAATCGCTGCCATGAATGATGTTCCTGGGTGGGGAGAGATACAGCACCATTACCAAAACCAGAAAGATGAACCTGCCCACAGTCCCCTGCATTCCCACTGCTGAGAACCGAAagccatggcaacagaaaagccAGAGTCTCTAGTACTTCAGAAtacatcaaaagaaaaacattaaaagaatgACTTCCTGTGAGTGGCCCTTCCACAGAAACACTGACACCAGAGTGTGAGCCTTTGGAAAGGCTCTGGCCAGGCTCTATATTCAAGAAGGTATAGGCAATGGGATGAAGACAAGCAAACACAGGGACCCTCTAAGTCAGCCTCCAccttcagaggcaggaagaccaaacTCCAAAAGTGACCTGAGccatggccgggtggtggtggcacacacctttaatcccagcactcgggaggcagagccaggcggatctctgtgagttcgaggccagcctgagctaccaagtgagttccaggaaggcacaaagctacacagagaaaccctgtctggaaaaaccaaaaaaaaaaaaaaaaagaaaggaattcaaGGATAGCAATATTGAGGCGAGCTATCACACTTGagaattgtctcaaaaaacaactaaACTTGCCCAGTGGTTGGTACacgctgatctctgtgagtttgaggccagcctggtctacagagccagttccaggacaactacacagagaaaccctgtctcaataaaccaaaaactagaaatgaaaactaaactAGGGgcggaagagatggctcagtggttaaaagcactagctaatcctccagaggacctgggtttagttcccaccATCCACATGGGGTACAAAACTATcggtaactctagttctgggggatccaatgccctcttctagtcacCTCAGGCACCAGGAAATGAAaagtggtacacaaacatacggGCAAGAAAACTatccatatacataaagaaaaagtaaaactttaaataaaataaaatgggggggggggctggagagatggcgcagaggttaagagcactggctgctcttccagaggacctgagttcaattcctagcaaccacatggtggctcacaaccatctgtgccctcgtctggtgccctcttctggcatgcagggacacatgcaggcagaatactgtatacataaataaataaataacctgcAGATAGTTTCATGTCCATTTTTAGCCTCAGAGGCCTAAATTCTTATGGCAACTAACTTGGATTTTGGAAAAGGGTGAAAAACACCTTTCTTACCTGCCAACTTGGATGCAAAAGTCTCCTCGAATGGTCCCAGGTTTAGAGTCTGCAGGGTTGGTCTCTCCCAGCATCACCCGGCCTGTCTTCACAACATTCAGCCCCTCCCAGACCTCCAAGGACAAGAGAAGACACagtcaaggaagaaaaacactCTCAGTAGAAAACTTACCATCTGatgattcaaaacaaaaaaggtccagaatagtgtgctgtggatatcattctatataaataaaacactgatggccagtgaccaggcaggaagtaggtggccaggcaggaagtaggtgggacaaggagagaggagaattctgggaagcggaaggctgagggagagacactgcagccaccgccgggacaagcagcatgtagagactctggtaagccaccagccacgtggcaaggtatagatttataaaaatgggttaatttaagataaaagaacagttagcaagaagcctgccatggccatacagtttataagtgatataagcgtctgagtgattattttataagtggattgtgggactgcggggcttggggaacctggagagaagccctccagcaa
This window contains:
- the LOC114692877 gene encoding nucleoside diphosphate kinase A; the encoded protein is MANSERTFIAIKPDGVQRGLVGEIIKRFEQKGFRLVGLKFMQASEDLLKEHYIDLKDRPFFAGLVKYMHSGPVVAMVWEGLNVVKTGRVMLGETNPADSKPGTIRGDFCIQVGRNIIHGSDSVESAEKEISLWFQPEELVDYKSCAQNWIYE